In the genome of Chrysemys picta bellii isolate R12L10 chromosome 19, ASM1138683v2, whole genome shotgun sequence, one region contains:
- the CA4 gene encoding carbonic anhydrase 4, whose protein sequence is MELLFLVLLSLHIAKTATEGDKEWCYLSQKWTQSECAEPGVWDTVNEECGKKEQSPINIVTNKVKYKEDLKPFTFEGYNTNQSSPWRIENNGHTVKVSLSGSAKIGGGGLRNKYNAIEFHFHWGTSKGFSPGSEHSIDGERYAMELHIVHRKEGFSTTEQAVTDKEGLAVLGFFIKTGAKNENYEPLIEMLNEVALKGSQKNMTSLPLESLIPAKVNLTRYYRYNGSLTTPNCNQAVVWTIFQEPIILKESQVENFLETLYFTKNKTLLMTDNFRPVQPLNDRIVYRSDVSVVQPPAKALLVVPTLIYVMSLLFQ, encoded by the exons GTGACAAAGAATGGTGCTACCTATCACAAAAATGGACTCAGTCTGAATGTGCAG AGCCCGGTGTCTGGGATACAGTGAATGAGGAGTGTGGAAAAAAGGAACAGTCACCTATCAATATTGTCACCAACAAAGTGAAGTACAAAGAGGACCTGAAACCATTTACTTTTGAAGGCTATAATACCAATCAGTCCTCCCCTTGGCGCATAGAAAATAATGGGCATACGG TTAAAGTATCTCTTAGCGGGTCAGCAAAGATTGGAGGTGGAGGTCTTCGAAATAAATACAATGCGATCGAGTTTCACTTCCACTGGGGCACAAGCAAAGGATTCAGCCCTGGATCGGAACACAGCATAGATGGAGAGAGATACGCTATGGAG CTTCATATAGTCCACAGGAAAGAGGGTTTCTCCACTACAGAGCAGGCAGTGACTGATAAAGAAGGTCTGGCCGTGCTGGGGTTCTTTATAAAG ACCGGTGCAAAAAATGAAAACTATGAACCTCTAATAGAGATGTTAAATGAAGTTGCTCTCAAAG GGTCTCAAAAAAATATGACATCTTTGCCCCTGGAATCGCTCATTCCAGCTAAAGTGAATCTCACACGTTATTATCGGTACAATGGCTCACTGACCACGCCCAACTGCAACCAGGCTGTCGTCTGGACAATATTTCAGGAGCCAATCATACTGAAGGAAAGTCAG GTGGAGAACTTCTTGGAGACGCTTTACTTCACTAAGAATAAAACATTACTCATGACCGACAATTTCCGACCTGTTCAACCTCTCAATGACAGAATCGTGTACCGCTCTGATGTCAGTGTCGTCCAGCCTCCTGCAAAGGCTTTATTGGTGGTCCCAACACTTATCTACGTCATGAGTCTTCTTTTCCAATGA